In Nocardia sp. NBC_01327, the genomic stretch CAGGATGCGGCCCAGGCCTTCGTGAACCGGCTCGAACAGCCCGAGACCGTGTCATGGACCCTGATCACGCTGATCGCGGTGCTCGCGCTGATCGCGGTGATCGGCGGGCTGTACACCGTCAAGGTGCGGCGCGCCGCGGGGGAGACGGCCGGCTCCGGCCGTCCGCGCACACCCGTTTCCTGAATAGTTCGCTCATTTCCCGGACCGCAGTTCTCGGCATGCCCGAGCTGCGGTCCGGTCTCATTCGCTGAGTCTTCGCTGACATCCGGAAGGTTTTCCCGAGGGTCGGCTGCGGCCTCGTGCAGTATCGCCCGAGCAAACAGGCAAATGACTGGCAACGTCTGAATTGTCTGCGAGTCATTCCCGCGTGGCTGATTCACCCTGTGTCGGAAGTGTCGTACGGTTTCGAAACTACGCTGTTGGGGATGAAGTGTCAGAAGGGCCTCGAGTTTCCGGTGATCCGGATGGTTCGCATGGGGCTCGTGAGTCGCTCCCCGGGGCCAGAACGGGATCCAGGGAGGTGCGATGCGAAAACCGGCGAAACGTGTACGGCGACCGATTCGGGTCGCTACCGAGTTGCTGGTAGCGATCACAGTGGTGACTCTGGGGATAGCTACCGGACACGCTGTGCCCCCGCCACCCCCCAATCCCAGCGATAGCGATATCGCCCAGGCCGGTGCGGATGTCGACGCCACCGTGGGCCAGGTCGGTGTGCTCATCAATCAGGTCGCGACCGCCGAACAGCAATTGCAGCTGCTCGACGATGCCGTCGCCGCGCGCCGCGAAGCCGTCAACAAGGCCCTGGTGGATCTGCAGGTCGCCCGCGATGCCGCCGATACCGCGGCGCATGCCGTGACCAACTGCCAGCGCGACCTCACCGATGCCGGTGTGCAGGTGGGCGACGCGCACAACGAGTTCGACAAATTCGTCTCCCAGGTTTACATGCGGCCCGGTTCCACCTCACTCATCAGCTATATGGCCGCGCCCACTCCGGAGGTCGCGCTCGCCCGCGCCCAGGTGCTCACCATCGCGTCCAAGAGTCAGCAGCAGGTGGTGGACGGCCTGCGCCGCGCCCAGGTCGATCAGGCCAACAAGACCTCCGCCGCCAAGCAGGCGCAGCAGGCCGCCGATGCCGCCGCGGCCGACGCCGATGCGAAGAAGGTCGAGGCGCAGGGCGCCGTCGCGGCCGCGAAAACCGAGTTCGACCAGCAGGCCGCGCGCCGCAATGATCTGCAGCAGCAGCGTGATTCGGCGCAGCAGCGGCTCGATACGGCCCGCTCGCAGGTGGCCGGACTGCAGAGTCAGCGCGATACCTACCTGGCCTGGGATCAGCAGCGCCGCACCGAGGAGGCGCAGGCCCGCGCCGCCGCCGTCGCCGCGGCCGCCCGGGTCGCGGCCGATCGTGCGTCCAATGACCGTGCCTCGGAAACGGGTTCGGGCCGCCGCCCGCACACCCAGCTCAACAGTTCCCCGGCGCCACCACGCAGCAGTCAGCCACCGACCCGCCCCAGCGGAAGCCGCTCGGATCTGGTCGAAATCGTGGTCGACCGCGCCATGTCCCAGCTCGGGGTCGAATACGCCTGGGGCGGTGGTGATGAGGACGGTGCTACCCTCGGCATTCGCGACGGCGGCGTCGCCGACTCCTACGGCGACTACAACAAAACAGGTTTCGACTGCTCGGGCCTGATGATCTACGCCTTCGCCGGCATCGGCGTCTCACTGCCGCACTACAGCGGATACCAGTACTCCATGGGTTCCCGTGTGCCCGTGGCGGATCGGGAGCGCGGCGACATGTTGTTCTGGGGCTCGGGCGGTTCCGAGCACGTCGCCCTCTACGTCGGCAACGGCAAGATGGTCGAGGCGCCGGAGTCCGGCGAAGTCGTCCGCGTGGCCGCAGTCCGCGAAGGCGGCATCATGCCGTACGCCATCCGCATCATCTCCTGAACTCCCCATCGCCACAACGGAACTGGTCCACACCCGTATGGGCGAGGTGAAGGTGAACCGGGCTTTCCCCCTTGTCGATTCAATGATAACTTGACATCAGACACGTAAGTTACTGGACGGTAACATAACTCCTGCTGCCGCCCCGGGGAGTTCTCGGGACCGGGGGGTCAGCACCATGAGCGCAGCGACGATCGCACTGGGGGTCATCGGCGCCCTCATCACCCTGCTCAGTTGGGGGTCATTCTTCGGCGGGTTGCGCCGGATGCTTCGCCTCTTCCGCACGGGTCAGCCCGACCGGTCGCGGATGCGCCCGTTCCTGCCTCGAGTGAAAACCGTTGCCGTCGAGGTTGTTGCGCATACGCGGATGAACAGGTTCCGGACCGTGGGCTGGGCGCACTGGCTGGTGATGGTCGGATTTCTGCTCGGCATGATCTTCTACTTCGAGTCCTACGGGCAGACCTTCGATCCGGCGTTCCACTGGCCGATCATCGGCGATACCGTCGGGTACCGCCTGCTGGAGGAATTCCTCAGCGCCGGCACCATTATCGGGATCGTGGCGCTGATCACCGTTCGCCAGTTGAATCATCCGCGCCGGCCCGAGCGGCTCTCCCGATTCGGGGGATCGAATTTCCTTGCCGCCTATGTCATCGAAATGATCGTGCTGACACACGGTTTCGGTGATGTCCTGGTCAAGGCCGGCAAGATCGCGACCTACGGCGGTGGGCAGGCGTCGACCGATCCGCTCACCATGCAGGTCGCCCGAGTGCTTCCGGTCAGTCCGCTGCTGATCTCGATCTTCGCGTTCGTCAAAATGCTTGCGGGAGCGGCATTCCTGTATCTCATCGGCCGAAAACTCACCTGGGGTGTGGCCTGGCACCGGATTGCCGCGTTCTTCAATATCTACTTCAAGCGCGAGGGCGACGGTGGAGTCGCGCTCGGGGCGGCCAAGCCCATGATGTCCGGTGGCGCGGTCCTGGAGATGGAGACCGCCGATCCCGATGTCGATGTGTTCGGCGTCGGCAAGGTCGAGGACTTCAGCTGGAAAGCGCTGCTGGACTTCACCACCTGCACCGAGTGTGGTCGCTGCCAGAGTCAATGCCCGGCGTGGAATACCGGAAAACCGTTGTCTCCCAAGCTGCTGATCATGTCGCTGCGTGACCACGGCTACGCCAAGGCCCCGTACCTGCTGGCCGGTGGCCGCAAGGATATGGGCGGCGACGAGATCGGTCTCGTCGATGCCGAGGGCAAGCCGGATGAGGTTGCGCTGTCGAAGATTCCGGCGGAGGCGCGGGCGGAGGCGGAGCGGCCGCTGGTCGGTGGTGAGGATGTGCACGGCATCATCGATCCGGAGGTGTTGTGGTCGTGCACCAGTTGTGGTGCGTGTGTGGAGCAGTGCCCGGTCGATATCGAGCATGTGGATCACATCATCGATATGCGCCGCTATCAGGTGTTGATCGAGTCGGATTTCCCGTCCGAGCTCGCGGGGTTGTTCAAGAATTTGGAGAACAAGGGCAATCCGTGGGGGCAGAATTCCAAGGATCGGCTGAACTGGATCTCCGAGGTCGATTTCGAGATCCCGGTCTACGGCAAGGACGCTGATTCCTTCGACGGGTACGAGTACCTGTTCTGGGTCGGTTGCGCCGGTGCGTATGAAGACCGCGCCAAGAAGACCACCAAGGCCGTCGCGGAACTCCTCGCGACCGCGGGGGTGAAGTTCATGGTGCTGGGTCAGGAAGAGACCTGTACCGGTGACTCGGCGCGGCGGGCGGGTAACGAGTTCTTGTTCCAGCAGTTGGCGATGCAGAACATCGCGGTGCTGGACGGGGTGTTCGAGGGTGTGGAGGCGTCGAAGAAGAAGATCGTCGTCACCTGTGCGCATTGCTTCAATGCCTTGAACAACGAGTACCCGCAGGTCGGTGGCTCCTACGAGGTGGTGCACCACACGCAGTTGCTGAAT encodes the following:
- a CDS encoding NlpC/P60 family protein, yielding MRKPAKRVRRPIRVATELLVAITVVTLGIATGHAVPPPPPNPSDSDIAQAGADVDATVGQVGVLINQVATAEQQLQLLDDAVAARREAVNKALVDLQVARDAADTAAHAVTNCQRDLTDAGVQVGDAHNEFDKFVSQVYMRPGSTSLISYMAAPTPEVALARAQVLTIASKSQQQVVDGLRRAQVDQANKTSAAKQAQQAADAAAADADAKKVEAQGAVAAAKTEFDQQAARRNDLQQQRDSAQQRLDTARSQVAGLQSQRDTYLAWDQQRRTEEAQARAAAVAAAARVAADRASNDRASETGSGRRPHTQLNSSPAPPRSSQPPTRPSGSRSDLVEIVVDRAMSQLGVEYAWGGGDEDGATLGIRDGGVADSYGDYNKTGFDCSGLMIYAFAGIGVSLPHYSGYQYSMGSRVPVADRERGDMLFWGSGGSEHVALYVGNGKMVEAPESGEVVRVAAVREGGIMPYAIRIIS
- a CDS encoding (Fe-S)-binding protein, with the translated sequence MSAATIALGVIGALITLLSWGSFFGGLRRMLRLFRTGQPDRSRMRPFLPRVKTVAVEVVAHTRMNRFRTVGWAHWLVMVGFLLGMIFYFESYGQTFDPAFHWPIIGDTVGYRLLEEFLSAGTIIGIVALITVRQLNHPRRPERLSRFGGSNFLAAYVIEMIVLTHGFGDVLVKAGKIATYGGGQASTDPLTMQVARVLPVSPLLISIFAFVKMLAGAAFLYLIGRKLTWGVAWHRIAAFFNIYFKREGDGGVALGAAKPMMSGGAVLEMETADPDVDVFGVGKVEDFSWKALLDFTTCTECGRCQSQCPAWNTGKPLSPKLLIMSLRDHGYAKAPYLLAGGRKDMGGDEIGLVDAEGKPDEVALSKIPAEARAEAERPLVGGEDVHGIIDPEVLWSCTSCGACVEQCPVDIEHVDHIIDMRRYQVLIESDFPSELAGLFKNLENKGNPWGQNSKDRLNWISEVDFEIPVYGKDADSFDGYEYLFWVGCAGAYEDRAKKTTKAVAELLATAGVKFMVLGQEETCTGDSARRAGNEFLFQQLAMQNIAVLDGVFEGVEASKKKIVVTCAHCFNALNNEYPQVGGSYEVVHHTQLLNRLVRSKNLVPVSPVAKNVTYHDPCYLGRHNKIYDAPRELMEASGSTLVEMPRHGERSMCCGAGGARMWMEENLGKRINVDRVDEALDTLKGGNEPSLIATGCPFCRVMLTDGVTARKDGGEVGQGVEVVDVAQLMLDSITRVEGSVLTQNLKVVQQPKVQEPEPVSEPEPVAEPVAEPVAEAVVEEAAAEPKSAPAAGKGLGMKGPAKAPGGKGLGMKGGLKAPGAKAAAAAAETAAPAEASTEAAAAPAAPAKGLAMKGPAKAPGAKAAAPAAAAAETAAPAEASTEATAAPAAPVKGLAMKGLAKKPGSRSATVAPAEA